A window of Candidatus Aminicenantes bacterium contains these coding sequences:
- a CDS encoding BrnT family toxin, giving the protein MLFEWDPVKAAMNKKIHGITFDEASTAFKDILSLTIYDPLHSEDENRFVLIGNSHRDRLLVVVHTERGERIRIISARKAKKKERQQYEKNAKRSDHA; this is encoded by the coding sequence CTGTTATTCGAATGGGATCCTGTAAAAGCTGCAATGAATAAGAAAATTCATGGCATAACATTTGATGAAGCAAGTACGGCCTTTAAGGACATATTATCACTAACAATTTATGATCCTTTACATTCAGAAGATGAAAATAGGTTCGTGTTGATTGGCAATTCTCACAGGGATCGATTGCTTGTCGTTGTGCATACCGAAAGGGGCGAGAGAATAAGAATAATAAGTGCTCGTAAAGCCAAAAAGAAAGAGAGGCAACAATATGAAAAAAATGCAAAAAGATCAGACCATGCTTGA
- a CDS encoding HigA family addiction module antitoxin: MSKLEPVTPGEIFLEEFLKPMVLSQYRLAKEIGVPAQRISEIVAGKRSITADTDLRLCLFFGLSNGYWLRAQVVYDTEVAERNLGPALKKIKPWPHM, from the coding sequence ATGAGCAAGCTCGAACCTGTTACTCCTGGCGAGATCTTCCTGGAAGAATTTCTAAAACCCATGGTTCTCAGCCAGTATCGTTTGGCCAAGGAAATTGGCGTTCCTGCTCAGCGTATCAGTGAAATTGTTGCTGGCAAGCGTTCGATCACGGCTGATACCGATTTACGGTTGTGCCTGTTCTTTGGTCTGTCCAACGGCTATTGGTTGCGCGCTCAGGTTGTCTACGATACGGAAGTCGCAGAGCGTAACCTTGGCCCGGCGCTGAAAAAGATCAAACCCTGGCCCCATATGTAA